The Anabaena sp. PCC 7108 region CCTCACCCTGTTGTGTAAGTTCTTGAAACAGAGGATTGCTCTCTAACTCCCAAGTTTGTCCCCGCACCGAAACCACACCAGGACTTAAAAATTCATGCTCAATTATGGCTTGGGCTTCGGTAGTTTGAGCGCGGTAAATGAGACAACGACCAGCTTCGAGATGTTGACCTAATTCTTGTGCAGCCACTTCGAGAACAGAGTGGGGATCAAGCGATCGCCTAATCGCCGTACTAATCGAGTTGATCAAGCGTTCTTTTCGTGCTTGTAGCGCTATAGAACGGTAGGCTTTGTGCAGTTTGTACTGACTAGCTTGCAGGTAAGTCACCAAGCGCTGTACAAACGGGTCAGTATCGATATCACAAGCATATTCGTTCAATGGCTCTGCGCCTGATATCTTGATTGACTCTCCAATCCCGAACCTCTGTCGTGCTTCCTCAATTTTGTCTACCAAATCAGGTCTGTAAACCAGAATTCTGTCCAATAACAATTCTGCGGCTTTGAGGCTCACTCCCCGCTCTGATGTCCAAATCCCCTCAAATCTTCTCGCTGTATCGATATCTAATCCAGGGGTAATTTCTGGTAACTGCTGATTTTTGGTAATAGAACCTAGACTTTCTCGGCACACTAAGCAGGTAGCATAGTTGTCCGCAATGACCACCAAATGCCACTCTTGACTTAAACCGTCATCTGGCTCAAAAGCTACTTTTTCATAGTGTTCCGAATTATGGGCGAACTCCGTTTCTGGTGCAGATAATACGTATATTTGATTACTTCGTTGAGACAGTCGTTGATAGCGATGAGCTTCTTGGCGGTAAAATCGCTCTCGTTGGAAACTAGCAATAATCAGGGGCTGGCTCAAGGTAGCAGCCAAAACCTGATCTTCCATTGCATGGGAGAGCGCCGTTAGTGAAGCCTTGAAATATAACTGGGTCCGCAGGTAGGGTAGTGACTGTAGCAAATCACTCAGCACGGAAGTCGAAATGCTCATGAATATCGTTAAACGCCCAATCTAGACAAGATCCACGTCACAAATGCATTGTACAATTTAAAACTGGTCAATTGTTAGTTGTCAGTTGTCATTAAACACATCTTAACCATTATCCGTAAAAAGAAAATTTATCTCTTTTTTTAACTTCAATACAGCTTTGGTCGCAACTAAAGCCAAAATACCATAGCAGGGGCTAATGTATGAGGTTTCCTAAAATTTGCTCACAAGTTTTGCATTTTTACAATTGAGATCCTCATTTTAGATTAGCTTAAAAAGCTTGTTCTTATTGATTAGTTTGTAAATATAGTAATCTAGTTTTTTACAAGTCTGCTAAAAATATTAAATTTTATTTAAAATTCAAAAAATCGTCTTTATATAAGCTATGTAACTATACATAACTATATGTTAATCAGAATTAAGATATAGTTATGAGATACATTTTCTCCCTTGCCAGGTTTTTAAACCCATCATCTTTAATGATATAATTTCCCTATCAGTACTCAAGCCTTTTAATATTATTTTCAATATTTAAAGGCTTGAATGTTGATGATCATTTTACAAACATATAAAATCGATTAAAAGGAAACTATTAATCATGAGACCAAATCCAATTCCCCCACAACCAGGTCAAGAATCAGTTTGGGACTATCCCCGTCCTGCGATTTTAGAAGATACCGACAAACACCTGAAAGTGATTTGTAATGATATTGTTTTAGCAGAAACTACCAGAGGAAAAAGAGTCTTAGAAACCAGTCATCCTCCTACTTATTACTTCCCTCCAGAAGACATCAAACTAGAATATTTAATTGAAACACCAAAGAAAAATTTGTGTGAGTGGAAAGGTGCATATCAATATTATGATATCAAGATTGGTGATAAACTGCTAAAATATGCTGCTTGGCGATATTTTGCACCAACTCCAAATTTTCTTCCCATGCAAGAATATTATGGTTTTATTGCGGCTTTAATGGATGCTTGTTATGTCAATGATGAGCTAGTAAAACCCCAATCTGGTGATTTTTATGGCGGTTGGATCACGGCGGATATTGTCGGACCCTTTAAAGGTGAACCAGGTACTTGGGGATGGTAAATAATGAAGATTGTAGTTATCAAAATTGATAGTTTGATAATTCAGGAACATCATTTAGAAATTATTTATAGTGCAGATAAATTCAAATTTTCAACCAAGATTTTCTATCATGGTGTTTCTTTTTCTGGGTTGATGAAAAAATATTCTCAAGCCTTTATCCAGGGTATAGTTGCTCATATTGCCTTATTTGAAGGTATGAAACTATGTTCTCTATTTCCTGAATACTATGATATTTCTGTCATTGCTGAATATTTAGAACATCCGGTTTTAGATTTATTTGTGACAATATATCAAGGAGTATTTGGACAACATTGGTATGAAAATAATATTACCAATTATCAACAACCAGAAATTATTTATTCCCAGAAATTAGGAATAAGTCAAACTACAAATATTTTAGGAGATAATCAAACGATTCTCGCTGGTTGTGGTGGTGGCAAAGATAGTATTGTCGCTATGAAAATGTTAGAAGAAGCAGGTATACCCTTTGCTTCTATGCAGTATTCCCATAGTGTTTACGGAAAAGCCGATTTTCAGCATGAGTTAATTTCCCAAGTGTTAGAAAGTGTACAACCACTTCAGAAACATCAAATATCCATTTTTGATGATTTTACAGAGTTTCCATTTCTGAAATTATATTTTCCTGAAAATTCCGGTATTACTGCACCAGAAACACCAGTTTCTATTTTTGAATCTTTAATTTTAATGTTAGATAAAGGATATAATTATCTTTGTTTAGCACATGAAAAAAGTGCCAATACTGGTAATTTATTCTGGGATGATATAGATAAAGAAGTTAATCATCAATGGGGTAAAGGTTTAGCAGCAGAACAGATTTTAGACCAATTTATTCAGGAAAATCTGTTAACTAATTTTAAATATTTCAGCCTTTTACAACCTATTTACGATTTTCGCATTTTCCAAAACTTTAGTAAATACCCGGAATTTATTCCTAAAATTCATTCTTGCAATGTGCAAAAACCTTGGTGTAAGAAATGTCCTAAATGTGCTTATGTTTGGTTAGGTATGATGGCATTTTCTCAGCAAAGTATTGTTGATAAAGTTTTTAAAAACAACCTATTTGATGATGTAGACTTACTTCCTACATTCCGAGAAATGGTAGGTTTGGGTGAACATACACCATTTGAATGTATCGGAGAAATTGAAGAAAGTTGGTTATTTATGAAAAGATGTTTAGAAAAAGGTTCAACAGGTACAGCGTTAGATATGTTTGCTGAAGAAATTTTAGCAGATACGAGGATTGATTGGCAGAAAATAGAAGAGAAATATAATTATGTTTATACAACAGAACACGCTATACCTGATTGGATATTTGAACAGATTAAAGAACAGTTGTAAAAACTAACTACCCGAATTAAGGACGCAAGAAGATTATAGTATTAATGATACCGTTCAGTTGAGTGAGGAAGATGTGAGAATTTTGATTGAACAAAGCAAAAAATTTATTGAAATTGCAGAGAAATTTTTACTAATCTAAAAAATCTGAAAAAATCATAATTGTTGAGATTTTAACCATTCACTGACAACTTTTTCCACTGGTTGAGATTGATTATCTACTTGATAATTTATCTTTTGTATGTCAGTTGTAGAAATTTTCCCTCCTAATTGATTAATAGTATCTATGATTTCTGGATATTTTTGCAGTATTTCTTGATTAAAAATAGGTACAGCTTGATAGGGAGGAAAGTATTTTTTATCATCTTTTAAAATCACTAATTTTAAAAATGGAATTAAACCATCTGTAGAATTAGCTGCGATGATATCTACTTTCTTTTCTACCAAAGATTTATACATTAATCCTAATTCCATCTGTTGAGGAGGTTTGGTAAAATTGAAGTTGTATGTTTTTGCTAACCCTGGATAACCATCTTCTCTAACAATAAATTCATAACCAAATCCGGCTTGCATTTGTGAAGTATATTTAGCAATATCAGAAAGGGTTTTAACCTGCCATTTTTTCGCATCTTCACCACGAATAGTTAAAGCATAAGTATTTTCAAACCCTAAAGGTTTCATCACTGCTAATTTTAATTCTTGATCATAGTATTCCTTCACTTTTTCATAAACAATTTCAGGATTATTAATCGGTTTTTCTTTTAAAATTGCTGTAAATGCAGTTCCTGTATATTCTACATAACCGGCAATTTTTCCTGCTTTTACCGCTTCATGAGCAATAAATGTACCTCCTAAATTAAACCGACGATCTACTTTTAATTTAGTATGATTTTCTATTTGTTGTGCTAATAATTCACCTAAAATTACTTGTTCAGTAAAATTTTTTGAGCCAATAGAAATTGTTGCTGGGGTTTGTTGATAGTTAAATGTAATTAATCCGACTATAATTAAACCGATTATTCCTAAAATAATACCTATATTTCGATTAAACTTACCTTTATTTGCTGTTTGTTTAGTCAGGGTTTTTTCTAAAAATCCTAAACCAAAATCTGCACTCAAAGCAATAAAAGCTGCTGGTACTGCACCTGCTAAAATCAATTCATTATTAACTGTAGAAATCCCACGAAAAATAAATATTCCTAAACCTCCACCACCAATAGCAGCAGCAATTGTGGCGATTCCTACTGATATAACTGTTGCTACTCTCACGCCTGCCAAAATAACTGGTAAAGCCAGAGGAATTTCGACTTGTAATAATAATTGTTGGTCTGTCATTCCCATTCCTACTCCGGCTTCTTTAATAGCAGGATTAATACTATTAATGCCAATGCAAGTATTACGAATTATGGGTAATAAAGCGTAAAGAGTCAGGGCAAATATAGCGGGAGTTTTGCCAATTCCTCCCAGGAAAGGGACAGAAATTAAAAACCCAAATATGGCTAAACTGGGGATAGTTTGAACAGCGTTTGCTAAACCAAGAATAGGAGAAGCTAATTTGGGTTGACGAGTGATAAAAATGCCCACAGGAAGCCCGATAGAAATGGCTATTGTCATAGCTATAGCTACTAATATTAAATGTTCTCCACTGCGGAGAATAATTTCAGGTGCGTATTGAAATAAAAACATATTTTTTTTGATTTTAATTTAAATTGATTTTAATTATTGTGTTCCCAATTATTTGCAGTATTTAAACAAGCAAGAAAAGCTTGTGCTTCTGGATGTTGAGATTGGATAAATTCTTTTCTAGTTCCTAATACGACTAAATTTCCTTCATACATTAAACCAATTCTAGATGCTAAAAAGAAAGCCTCTTGAATATCATGGGTGACAAATATCACTGTTTTTCCTAGTTGTTGTTGTAAATATCGAAATTGTTGTTGTAATTCTAAACGAGTGATAGGATCAAGTGCGCCAAAAGGTTCATCCATTAATAATATAGGTGGATCTGCGGCTAAAGCCCTAGCAACTCCCACTCGTTGACGCTGGCCTCCTGATAATTGATGAGGATAACGTTGAGCAAATTTTTCTGGTTCTAACCCAACTAAATTTAACATTTCGTAGACTCTATTCTGAATTTTCTGTGGTGGCCATTTTTCTAAAGATGGTACAATACCAATATTTTCAGCAATGGTAAAATGAGGAAATAAACCTGTTTCTTGGATGACGTAACCTATCCGCCTTCTCAGTTTAATAGCATCCCATTTAGTTGTAGGGTGATCGCTGACTAAAACTTCTCCTTTTGTGGGTAAAAGTAAATGATTGATTAATTTTAAAGTTGTAGTTTTACCGCTACCACTACGCCCTAATAAAATTAATGCTTCCCCTTGATAAATGTTTAGATTTAAGTTATGTAATAGGGGACGATGATTGATTTCAAAACTGACGTTACGAAATTCTACTGTAATTTTCGATGTTGTAGACATAATTATCTAGTTAAATAAAATTAAGCTCGAACATGAATCAATACTAGTCGGTTAAGCTCAAAAAATAAAATTACGTAGGTTGGTTTCTGGAACGTATCCCTACAGGACACTGCGTGAACGCGTAGCGTAGGCATAACCCAATTAGGCATAACCCAATATTGATAAACATTTGTTGGGTTTGGCTGCCACTTAACCCAAACTACAAAAACTACAAAAACTAAATTTTGAATTTTTTACCTGCAATCTGCTGCATTCAGCATATAACGCTTTTTGGGGTGGCTATTTTTTATGCACCTCTTTCTACTTTTCTCAGATTTTATGTCTGAGTAAGTATTCTCTACCTCTAGCACCTCTCAATGTTTAGCAAGGAATAAACTCTTGAAAAACAGGCAATTTTCACCCTTGACTTCTAATTAATAAGGTATACATTTATAGAAATTCATGCTTGTAGATTTAATTACTTTTCCTTTTTTAACCGTATCAATTTGAGTAAATTTACACCTATATAGGTAATTTTGGCTAATGACACCGGATACATTGATAACTCCAGAAACAATTGTCATAGATGGTAGAACTTTTACTCCCGCAGACCAAAAAGAGATTTCAGAATGGCCTTGTGTTGTCAGTCAAAGACCACAACCAACCATCACAGTTAAAGATGATGATTTATTCCTAGTGACAGACACCATAGGGAATATCTCCGGTTGTTACCTTTATGGTAGTACTCCCAGCATGGGAATGTTTTGCCGTGATACCCGATTTTTGAGTCGTTTGGAGTTACAAATTGAAGGGCGATCGCCTATATTACTGAGTAGCAACGCTGACAAAGGATTTGCCCTCTCGGTTTTATGTACTAATCCTGATTTAGAGAATCGTTTTAAAGCTGATACTGTGGGTCTTCGTCGGGAAATTGTTCTCAATGGCGCATTATTTGAAGAAATAGAAGTTGCTAATTACAACACTACCAGCGTTAGTTTTGAACTCAGTCTTAGTTTTGATGCTGATTTTGTGGATTTATTTGAAGTCAGAGGTCATCACAGACAAAAACAGGGAAGACTTTTACACCTAAATGAACCAATATCTGATGGTATTGTAGCTTCATTAACTCAAACCCAAGCCCATAAAGAAGAATCTCTCACACTTGCATATCAGGGTTTAGACGGTTCGATTATGGAGTCTCTGATTCAATTTCAGCATCTGCAACCAAATCATTTCCACGGTTATACAGCAGTTTGGCGGCTAGAATTGGCGGCTCATGAAACTCAAAAGCTAGGTTATCGGTTGAATATGTTCACCGACAAGCAACCTAGTTCTACTATCAGTCCTGCGGCTACTTTAGCACAAGCAAAAGCCGCCGAATTAATGGAAGAGCAAAATTGGTTACACCAAATTACCCGGATTAGCTCAGATAAAAGTATTTTTAATCGCGTGATTTCACGGGCTGAACAAGATATATATTTGTTACTTCAGTCTTTTGGCAAGCATAAAACTGTTTCGGCTGGAGTCCCTTGGTTTTCGACTTTGTTCGGACGGGATTCCATTATTACCGCTTCCCAAACCTTGATGTTAAACTCCCAAATTGCCAAAGAAACGCTGATACTATTGGCAAAATATCAAGGGAAAATCGAAGATGATTGGCGAGAAGAAGAACCAGGCAAAATTTTACATGAACTACGGTTAGGGGAAATGGCACGATGTCAAGAAATTCCCCATACACCCTACTACGGTACAGTTGATGCCACTCCTCTATGGTTAATGTTGTATGCTGAATACTACAGTTGGACTCATGACCAAGAAACCCTGGAAGCACTGTGGCCTAATGCCTTAGCAGCTATGGATTGGATTGATAAACAACTGCAAGAAACCGGCTATCTCAGTTATAATCGCAAATCTAAAGGTGGTTTGGTTAACCAAGGTTGGAAAGATTCTGGTGATTGTATTGTCAATCGGAAAGGGGAATTAGCTACTGGTTCAATTGCTTTGTGTGAAGTGCAAGCCTATGTCTATGCAGCAAAAAACCGCCTCGCAGAAATTGCTAAAATCCAACAACGCCCAGATTTAGCGGAACTTTGGCAAATAGAAGCGAGAAAACTGCGGGCTAAGTTTAATCAAGATTTTTGGTTAGAAGATGAAGATTTTTGTGCTTTAGCATTAGATGGAGAGGGTAAACCAGTTGATAGTATTACCTCTAATCCTGGCCATTGTTTGAATTTGGGGATATTTACCGCTGCCAAAGCCTATAGTGTGGCGGAAAGGTTGCGAGCGGGTGATATGTTTAATGGTTGGGGGATTAGAACTTTAAGTAGTTTGTCACCAGCTTATAATCCTATGGGTTATCATACTGGTTCTGTTTGGCCTCATGATAATTCTATGATTGCAATGGGATTGCGATCGCTCGGTTTGATTGATCAAGCTTTGGAATTATTTCAAGGTTTGTTTAATATGACCAGTTACCAGTCTTATCAACGCCCTCCAGAACTGTTTTGCGGGTATGAAATGAATGGTGATAATGCACCTGTGCAGTATCCTGTGGCTTGTACTCCCCAAGCTTGGGCTACAGGGAGTATTTTTCAACTACTACAAATGATGGTGAATTTAGTTCCAGACGCGCAAAATAATTGTTTGCGAATTATTGACCCTGCTTTACCAGAATCAATTAATCGCTTATCATTTCACAATTTGCGTGTTGGTGGCACAATTTTAGATTTAGAATTTGAACGAGTTGGTACTACTACTGCTTGTCGAGTTGCTAAAAAACGCGGTAATTTGCGCGTTGTGATTGAAGCATAAATCTCGTCTGAATCAGGATTTAAGTAGGTTGGCGTTAAAAATTGTCGTTGGGATAAGGCAGGGTGCAGGGTGCAGGGGGAAAAGGGTTTTAGCCTTATTTACTTTTCTTTACACAGTTTGGTTTTATTCTGCCCACCTACTTACAAGATTTGAGGATTTGCAGGATGGTTAGAAAATACATAATCAATAATTATGTTAATTTTTCATCCTCTTAATCCTTTCATCTTATTAATCCTGTTTCTCACATTTAATGATTTACTTACAGGATGAGTAAAAAAATATTGTCAATCTTAATCCTGTTAATCCTTTAATCCTGGACATCCTGATATGGCTACGCCACGCTACGCCACGCCACGCCACGCTACGCCACGCTACGCCACGCTACGCCACGCTACGCCACGCTACGCTATCAGACAAAATAAATCATCAATCATCTTTTTAATAATTATATAAACCCAAAAATAAGGGGTAAAGCACATTGCTAAACCCCTACACTCTTAAACAATCACGAATTATAATAATTACAAATTAGGCTCCTTCTGGACGATCAATTTTCTGACCAGGAGAAGATTCATAAAGAGCATCCAATTGTTCCCGTGCATCTTCAACATTAATAGAACGCATGACTAACAGAGGTTCTTTAATCATATTACCTGCACTGTCTAACAATTCAGGATGGGGTGCATACTGCTTTCTAGCTGCATAATAACCAAAGCCACCTGGTGATGATTGGTTAGTTGGATAAGTTCGTTCCCTATCAAAACTGAACATGATCAGATTACGAATTAAATTACCAACAGCTATAAATGCTAGAACTGTGAAAGCTAAAATGTAGAGTAGGTGTAGCATCGAATTATCCTCCAGGGCAACAAGTTTTAAAGCTTTATATCGTAGTGATTAACTTTCGCTCAATCATTTATGATGATGAGGAATGTTAAATTATCTATTTGTGATGTGATATTTTGTAATCCTATTAAGATTACGGTAACATGGGCTACATTATTTTTTTATGAAAATAATGTTAAGGTTTCTTTCTTATCATTGCAACTTATACACAGTTTCGTTACACAGAAAGTCACAGTTATTTTGACTGACGATAGCGCATCCCCACATTCCAACATTCGCTTACCAATTGATGCCAAGGCATTACAGTTGCCATATCAATCCCGACTTGTTCATCAGTTGCAGCAAATAACATCTTTGCTGTGCTAAGTTCTGCTTGCGCTTGTTTAACTCGCTGTAACAAGTCAAATTGCTCTTCATCACTCATAAATTGGATTTTCTCATTTTCCAGTAGTTCAAGCGATTGCTCAAACCAATATTGAAAATCCTCTAACAATGGCTCCAAGACTGATTTGAGCAATTCAGTACTCGGTGGATTCGAGTCTCCCATATATGAAAAGCATATTTCCTAATTTCTTTTTAATATTAACGTTATTTACGAATCTTAACAATTAATTCATAATTTTCCATCAATATGGCCAAGAAGAGAAGAAATCTGTAACTTGAGATACTATACACAATTATATAAATTTGGCAATAGGCTTGCAAAGCTCTCTGGGAGTAAGCGGACATATGTCTAAAGGAATAAATCAACCACACAGAAAAATCATCTATCTAAAATTTTTCTGCGTTAATCAGCGCACAGAATTCTGCTCCCAGACTTTTGTAAACAGCCTGTGGTTGGGCTAAATTAGGAGAAACCATAGCCAGTGGACTATCATCTTGTAAAGATATTTTTTGTCAACTTTATTTTTAATCACTTCGCCAAAAGTTTAACAGCCGATGTCGCCAAATCAAGAAACCCAACCAGCCGAAAAAATCTATTTACCCCGCACCAGTGAATCAGAAACATTAAAAAAGATTCGCCACACAGCTTCCCATATCATGGCAATGGCAGTACAAAAGCTGTTTCCCAAGGCGCAAGTCACAATTGGCCCCTGGATTGAAAATGGGTTTTATTATGACTTTGATAGTCCAGAACCCTTCAGCGACAAAGATTTGAAAGCCATTCAAAAAGAAATGGTGAAAATAATTAATCGCAAATTGCCATTAATTCGGGAAGAAGTCAGCCGCGAAGAAGCCCAAAGCCGCATTGAAGCGATTAAAGAACCTTATAAACTGGAAATTCTTGGAGATATCAAACAAGAACCGATCACAATTTACCATTTAGGAGATCAATGGTGGGATTTGTGCGCCGGTCCTCATTTGGAAAATACCAGTGAAATCAACCCCAAAGCTCTAGAATTAGAAAGCGTCGCTGGTGCTTATTGGCGTGGAGATGAAACCAAAGCCCAATTACAGCGCATTTACGCCACAGCTTGGGAAACTCCCGAACAACTAGCAGAGTACAAACGCCGCAAACAAGAAGCTTTACGCCGCGACCATCGTAAACTGGGTAAAGAACTAGGATTATTTATCTTTTCCGATTTAGTCGGTCCTGGTTTACCTTTGTGGACTCCGAAAGGAACTTTGTTAAGGACGATTTTAGAAGACTTCCTCAAAAAAGAACAATTAAAACGAGGTTATTTACCTGTAGTTACTCCTCATATTGCCAGAGTTGATTTATTTAAAACATCTGGACACTGGCAAAAATACAAAGAAGATATGTTTCCTTTAATGGCTGAAGATGAGGAAGCAAAAGCGCTAGAACAGGGTTTTGCCCTTAAACCAATGAACTGCCCTTTCCATATCCAAATATACAAGAGTGAATTACGCTCTTATCGGGAATTACCGATGCGTTTGGCGGAATTTGGTACAGTTTACCGTTATGAACAATCGGGAGAATTGGGTGGTTTAACCAGAGTGCGCGGTTTTACTGTTGATGATTCTCATTTATTCGTTACTCCCGAACAGCTAGACAGTGAATTTCTGAATGTTGTAGATTTGATTTTGTCGGTGTTTGGAAGTCTGCAACTGAAGAATTTTAAAGCCAGACTCAGTTTCCGAGATCCTGCTAGTGATAAGTATATTGGTTCTGATGAAGCTTGGGATAAAGCCGAAGGTGCGATTCGTCGCGCTGTGGAACAATTGGGAATGGATTATTTTGAAGGGATTGGGGAAGCGGCTTTCTATGGACCGAAGCTTGATTTTATCTTCAGTGATGCTTTGGAACGGGAATGGCAATTGGGAACTGTGCAGGTAGATTATAATTTACCCGAACGGTTTGATTTAGAATACGTGGCTGAAGATGGTTCCCGCAAACGTCCAGTCATGATTCACCGCGCACCGTTTGGTTCTTTGGAACGGTTAATTGGGATTTTGATTGAAGAGTACGCAGGTGATTTTCCCTTGTGGTTAGCACCTGTGCAAATCAGGTTATTACCTGTAAGTGATCTTCAGTTAGATTTTACCAAAGAGGTAGTAGGGAAGATGGTTGCGTTGGGTATTCGTGCGGAAGTGGATACGAGTGGCGATCGCTTGGGTAAGTTGATTCGCAACGCCGAAAAGGATAAAATACCTGTAATGGCGGTGGTTGGTGCCAAGGAAGTGGAAACCAACAGCTTGAGTATCCGCACCCGTGCTTCTGGGGAATTGGGTGCGATAACGGTAGATGAGGTTGTGGATAAAATGCAGGAAGCGATTACTAACTTTAGCAACTTCTAAAAAAAGTAGGCTGGGGTAATTCCCAGCCCCAAAATAAACTCACTCAAAATCAAATTATGAGTACCACAAAAGATAAAATATAATCTCTTTTACAGCCACTGCCAGATGATTGTTCAATTGCAAAACACCCAATAAATACGCCATAATAAAAGTATCTATAGACTCAAATAGTAATTAATTATGAAAAAAATAGAACTGGAACTAGATCAAGAAACTTATGACAAAATACAACAACTAACCCAAACTCATCATTGTCAACTCTCAGACCTAATTAAAGCAATGATTGAGCAACTGACTCAACCAGAAATTCTCAACGATTCATTTATTGGCAAATGGTCGAATGATGCAGAGTTAGTAGATCAACTAATTGAAGATATGTTACAACATAGAATCTAAGAAATGCTACTTCGACAGTGAAAAATAAAACTTTAATTGATACAGATATTTTTTCGGAAATTCGTAAAGGTAAAAATCCCCAAGTCATAGCTAAAGCTATTGCCTATAAAACCGTCTTTAAACATTATACTATCTCTGTAATTACAGTTACTGAAATCATAAAAGGATGGAGAAAATTAAACCGGAATGACCGAATTCAGGAGTTTTTAATAGATTTACCGCAAATGGAAATCTTACCTTTAGAACAAAAAAGTGCTGAATTATCTGGACTGATTCATGCTGATTTAGAAAAAACTGGACAACCGATAGGATTAGCAGATGTATTAATTGCCTCAATTGCCATAGAAAATAATTTAATTTTAGTTACAGGAAATTCTAAACATTATCAAAAAATTCAATCATTAGGTTATCCTTTACAATTAGACAATTGGAGAGATTAATACGAATTTATACTCAGCAAAATTCCAAACAAAATTTTTCACTCAAAAGCACATCAACATTCAGGCTAAACTT contains the following coding sequences:
- the thrS gene encoding threonine--tRNA ligase, which translates into the protein MSPNQETQPAEKIYLPRTSESETLKKIRHTASHIMAMAVQKLFPKAQVTIGPWIENGFYYDFDSPEPFSDKDLKAIQKEMVKIINRKLPLIREEVSREEAQSRIEAIKEPYKLEILGDIKQEPITIYHLGDQWWDLCAGPHLENTSEINPKALELESVAGAYWRGDETKAQLQRIYATAWETPEQLAEYKRRKQEALRRDHRKLGKELGLFIFSDLVGPGLPLWTPKGTLLRTILEDFLKKEQLKRGYLPVVTPHIARVDLFKTSGHWQKYKEDMFPLMAEDEEAKALEQGFALKPMNCPFHIQIYKSELRSYRELPMRLAEFGTVYRYEQSGELGGLTRVRGFTVDDSHLFVTPEQLDSEFLNVVDLILSVFGSLQLKNFKARLSFRDPASDKYIGSDEAWDKAEGAIRRAVEQLGMDYFEGIGEAAFYGPKLDFIFSDALEREWQLGTVQVDYNLPERFDLEYVAEDGSRKRPVMIHRAPFGSLERLIGILIEEYAGDFPLWLAPVQIRLLPVSDLQLDFTKEVVGKMVALGIRAEVDTSGDRLGKLIRNAEKDKIPVMAVVGAKEVETNSLSIRTRASGELGAITVDEVVDKMQEAITNFSNF
- a CDS encoding PIN domain-containing protein produces the protein MKNKTLIDTDIFSEIRKGKNPQVIAKAIAYKTVFKHYTISVITVTEIIKGWRKLNRNDRIQEFLIDLPQMEILPLEQKSAELSGLIHADLEKTGQPIGLADVLIASIAIENNLILVTGNSKHYQKIQSLGYPLQLDNWRD